Proteins encoded within one genomic window of Acidobacteriota bacterium:
- a CDS encoding helix-hairpin-helix domain-containing protein: protein MTRTLAGLVLTLLLALPGAVLAQTAPADTSGVPASGALVDVNAATATELEALPGIGARTAAAIVEYREKNGPFKKVEELMNVKGIGEKSFLRLKPLVTVTPPKATRPANGSTPSQG from the coding sequence ATGACGCGCACACTCGCCGGACTCGTGCTCACGCTGCTGCTCGCTCTGCCCGGAGCGGTACTGGCACAAACGGCCCCAGCCGACACCTCTGGGGTGCCCGCTTCCGGCGCCCTCGTCGACGTCAACGCCGCGACGGCGACCGAACTCGAGGCCCTGCCGGGCATTGGCGCCCGCACGGCGGCGGCCATTGTCGAGTACCGCGAGAAGAACGGTCCGTTCAAGAAGGTCGAGGAGCTGATGAACGTCAAGGGGATCGGCGAGAAGAGCTTCCTTCGCCTGAAGCCGCTCGTCACGGTGACACCGCCGAAGGCCACCCGGCCAGCCAACGGCAGCACGCCCTCGCAAGGGTGA
- a CDS encoding trypsin-like peptidase domain-containing protein, producing MPKPFPLVATGLASVVAFLVGFAAAGRSTGETRRVTTAPEPAAIEAPAAAVVWPPALGPDLSVSFADVAAALNPAVVNVEAVSRATRGRSRWPSTRHTPPDTGDPSSDDLAHGTGSGVIIERDGHILTNHHVVDGADRVVVRLADGRSFRARVIGGDPAIDIALIKIEAGQPLTAAPLGDSSTLRVGEWVCAIGNPLAYEHTVTVGVVSYLGRKLFDASLDSYIQTDAAINFGSSGGPLINTRGEVVGITTAVSWRASNIGFAVPINQATEVLPQLKSRGRVSRGYIGVTLRDVDVDLVESLGLRARRGALVEEVIGRSPAERAGLRAYDVILGVDDDRVGSHDELVRRVAARAPGTTAALRIERDGREQVVHVRLSERPGAAPRREPASRSDAAVPASDMGLSVRGLDRQLGRQLELPPGLSGVVVVDVDPASAAADAGFTYGDVVLEINRRPVGSVADYEAMIGRAPSGSVLAFLCYVPELGQRALRTVRLESVPR from the coding sequence ATGCCGAAGCCGTTTCCCCTCGTGGCCACCGGCCTGGCCTCGGTCGTCGCGTTCCTCGTCGGCTTCGCCGCCGCGGGCCGCTCGACGGGAGAGACCCGTCGCGTCACGACCGCGCCGGAGCCGGCGGCCATCGAGGCGCCCGCTGCCGCGGTGGTCTGGCCCCCGGCCCTCGGTCCCGACCTGTCGGTGAGCTTCGCCGATGTCGCTGCGGCGCTCAACCCGGCGGTGGTGAACGTCGAGGCGGTCTCCCGCGCGACGCGGGGGCGGTCGCGCTGGCCGTCCACCCGGCACACACCGCCAGACACCGGCGATCCCTCGTCCGACGACCTCGCGCACGGCACGGGGTCGGGAGTGATCATCGAACGCGACGGCCACATCCTCACGAACCATCATGTGGTCGACGGCGCCGATCGGGTGGTCGTCAGGCTCGCCGATGGCCGGAGCTTTCGCGCGCGCGTCATCGGCGGCGACCCGGCGATCGACATCGCGTTGATCAAGATCGAGGCCGGGCAGCCGCTCACCGCGGCGCCGCTCGGCGACTCGTCGACGCTGCGGGTGGGGGAGTGGGTGTGCGCGATCGGGAACCCGCTCGCCTACGAGCACACGGTGACGGTGGGCGTCGTGAGCTATCTGGGCCGGAAGCTGTTCGACGCGAGTCTCGACAGCTACATCCAGACCGATGCGGCCATCAACTTCGGCAGCAGCGGCGGTCCCCTGATCAACACGCGGGGGGAGGTCGTCGGCATCACGACGGCCGTGAGCTGGCGCGCGAGCAACATCGGGTTCGCCGTGCCGATCAACCAGGCCACCGAGGTGCTGCCGCAGTTGAAGAGCCGCGGCCGGGTCTCGCGCGGCTACATCGGCGTGACGCTCCGCGATGTCGACGTCGATCTCGTCGAGTCGCTCGGTCTGCGGGCGCGCCGCGGGGCGCTCGTCGAGGAAGTCATCGGCCGCTCGCCCGCCGAGCGCGCGGGCCTGCGCGCCTACGACGTCATCCTCGGCGTGGACGACGACCGGGTGGGATCGCACGACGAGCTCGTGCGGCGCGTGGCTGCGCGTGCGCCGGGGACGACGGCCGCCTTGCGGATCGAGCGCGACGGCCGGGAGCAGGTGGTGCACGTGAGGCTCTCCGAGCGCCCCGGGGCCGCGCCGCGCCGCGAACCCGCGTCGCGCAGCGACGCCGCGGTGCCGGCAAGCGACATGGGGCTGTCGGTGCGTGGACTCGACCGCCAGCTCGGCCGGCAGCTCGAGCTCCCGCCGGGCCTCTCGGGGGTCGTCGTCGTCGACGTCGACCCGGCGAGCGCGGCCGCCGACGCGGGGTTCACCTATGGCGACGTCGTGCTGGAGATCAACCGCCGCCCGGTCGGTTCGGTGGCCGACTACGAGGCGATGATCGGCCGTGCGCCGAGCGGCAGCGTGCTGGCGTTCCTCTGTTACGTACCCGAGCTGGGGCAGCGCGCCCTCCGCACGGTGCGTCTGGAGTCGGTGCCACGATGA
- a CDS encoding stage II sporulation protein M — protein MPLPRTRVLRSPTGWFSLRRLIVMNGAVVVFSAMTGAVVAQAGSAAWAAPPASSFADGDAGRLGHDWWRIFSGNGSLAAAMVVGGALSLGAFSVVHLCWNGYILGYGLTSILHQSPEAIARLATYVPIEFLAFVLATAASQRLAALLVCASARRGPRRLAPVAAVLGTSLVLLAVAALVEADVARTLRALRTTLTEGA, from the coding sequence GTGCCGTTGCCCAGAACTCGGGTGCTTCGATCGCCGACGGGGTGGTTCTCCCTGCGCCGCCTCATCGTCATGAACGGCGCCGTGGTGGTCTTCTCGGCGATGACCGGCGCTGTCGTCGCGCAGGCGGGGTCGGCCGCGTGGGCGGCGCCACCCGCGTCCTCGTTCGCCGATGGTGACGCCGGCCGGCTGGGACACGACTGGTGGCGCATCTTCTCGGGTAACGGGAGCCTGGCGGCGGCCATGGTGGTGGGCGGTGCGCTGTCGCTCGGCGCGTTCAGCGTCGTCCACCTGTGCTGGAACGGGTACATCCTCGGGTACGGGCTGACGTCAATCCTCCACCAATCGCCCGAGGCCATCGCACGGCTCGCCACCTACGTGCCGATCGAGTTCCTGGCGTTCGTCCTGGCGACTGCGGCATCACAACGCCTCGCGGCCCTGCTCGTCTGCGCGTCCGCACGAAGGGGGCCGCGTCGCCTGGCGCCCGTCGCAGCGGTGCTGGGCACGTCGCTGGTGCTGCTGGCCGTGGCCGCGCTCGTCGAGGCCGACGTCGCCCGAACGCTGCGAGCTCTGCGCACGACGCTGACGGAGGGGGCATGA
- a CDS encoding sigma 54-interacting transcriptional regulator, with product MSRPHPERLPTLPPLPRTVSAADLIASTLTRLRARGGRSPLRSLEWSLAEAVGARSVSIGDAGAWTTGPVAVGHDAVAARVPLPAGDGVLVALPEAGRAFGVADFDLLRTGAALAALVSHLDTPGIPTLTATRGAASTEAPALVGSSAPMRALRRQIERVARTDFTIVVDGESGAGKELVARQIHAASARASGPFVAVNCAALVESLIEAELFGIEDRTATGVRGRRGKFELADGGTLFLDEIADLSPQGQAKFLRVLQDRFVERVGGSRPHRIDVRIVAATNRHLADLVAKGHFRLDLYYRLTGVEVHVPPLRARRADIPELVETILGRHGAERPRRVSRAALEALASYDWPGNVRELERALERAVALADDEEIGVADLPPSVTRHFTEVLGPALAAHDTLRDLAARYVRLVLDRCRDRKRLACRQLGISYHTLQAHLRRLPGETWSPPTGVVDGDTPGGPRQSALRGPGPEAPSGHHDDDVAAPSPIEKVVRRPQRAQTARARAPA from the coding sequence ATGTCCCGACCCCATCCCGAACGCCTGCCGACGCTCCCGCCGCTGCCGAGGACGGTCTCGGCGGCCGACCTTATCGCCTCGACTCTGACGCGCCTGCGGGCGCGGGGTGGCCGGTCGCCGTTGCGATCGCTCGAGTGGTCGCTGGCCGAGGCGGTCGGCGCCCGCTCCGTGTCGATTGGCGACGCCGGCGCGTGGACGACGGGGCCGGTGGCGGTGGGGCACGACGCAGTGGCGGCCCGGGTGCCCCTGCCGGCCGGCGACGGCGTGCTCGTGGCCCTGCCCGAGGCTGGTCGTGCCTTCGGGGTCGCCGACTTCGACCTTCTCCGGACGGGGGCCGCTCTGGCGGCCCTGGTGAGTCACCTCGACACGCCAGGCATCCCGACGCTGACGGCGACGCGGGGAGCGGCCTCAACGGAAGCCCCGGCGCTCGTCGGCTCGAGCGCCCCCATGCGGGCGCTCCGGCGTCAGATCGAGCGAGTGGCCCGAACCGACTTCACCATCGTCGTCGACGGCGAGAGCGGCGCGGGGAAGGAGTTGGTGGCCCGACAGATTCACGCCGCCAGTGCGCGGGCGTCCGGTCCCTTCGTCGCGGTGAACTGCGCGGCGCTGGTCGAGTCGCTCATCGAAGCGGAACTCTTCGGCATCGAGGACCGTACGGCCACGGGCGTGCGGGGCCGCCGCGGGAAGTTCGAGCTGGCCGACGGTGGCACGTTGTTCCTCGACGAGATTGCCGACCTCTCCCCTCAGGGACAGGCGAAGTTCCTTCGGGTGCTCCAGGACCGCTTCGTCGAACGGGTCGGCGGCTCGCGGCCGCATCGCATCGACGTGCGAATCGTCGCCGCGACGAACCGTCACCTTGCCGACCTGGTCGCCAAAGGCCACTTCAGACTCGATCTCTACTACCGGCTCACCGGCGTCGAGGTGCACGTTCCTCCGCTCAGGGCCAGACGCGCCGACATTCCGGAGCTCGTCGAGACCATCCTCGGCCGTCATGGCGCCGAGAGGCCGCGCCGTGTGTCGCGCGCGGCGCTCGAGGCGCTCGCGTCGTACGACTGGCCGGGCAACGTGCGCGAGCTCGAGCGCGCGCTCGAGCGGGCCGTCGCGCTGGCCGACGACGAGGAGATCGGGGTCGCCGACCTGCCTCCGTCCGTGACGCGCCACTTCACCGAAGTGCTCGGGCCGGCGCTTGCGGCGCACGACACGCTCCGCGATCTCGCCGCGCGCTACGTGCGCCTGGTGCTCGATCGCTGCCGGGACCGCAAGCGCCTGGCCTGCCGGCAGCTCGGAATCAGCTACCACACGCTGCAGGCGCACCTGCGACGGCTGCCGGGCGAGACCTGGTCGCCGCCGACGGGTGTCGTCGACGGCGACACACCGGGCGGCCCGCGGCAAAGCGCCCTGCGGGGGCCCGGGCCGGAAGCCCCGTCCGGTCACCATGACGACGACGTGGCGGCGCCATCGCCCATCGAGAAGGTCGTTCGTCGTCCCCAGCGCGCGCAGACGGCGCGAGCGCGCGCCCCAGCGTGA
- a CDS encoding ABC transporter ATP-binding protein — MTAGLLELHAVTKSFEGFTLGPLSYRLSPGRALGVLGPNGAGKTTLLNLLALQLRPTSGGLTHDGLPVTWGDVSWKARISYVRETPIFYDQFTVAATVRLASRLHALWDAELASRLLHRFGLDARRLVGTLSKGSRVKLGLVVALAHRAQWLLLDEPSAGLDPSARADLQRTLRELMHERPGLGVLLSSHLFEDLDRVADDVVVLRHGRLAFQSTLEALRRLSVFRVPEPFEPPDSPDVALSWRESRRVCVAALRSSPVAATLRQAPGSTEDTSDVMPAIYHATEVRR, encoded by the coding sequence ATGACAGCCGGCCTGCTCGAACTGCACGCGGTGACCAAGTCCTTCGAGGGGTTCACTCTCGGCCCGCTCTCGTACCGGCTGTCGCCGGGTCGGGCACTCGGCGTACTCGGGCCGAACGGTGCGGGCAAGACCACCCTTCTCAACCTGCTCGCCCTGCAGTTGCGCCCGACATCGGGTGGCCTGACGCACGACGGGCTGCCCGTGACCTGGGGCGACGTGAGCTGGAAGGCGAGGATCAGCTACGTCCGCGAAACGCCGATCTTCTACGACCAGTTCACCGTGGCAGCCACAGTGCGGCTCGCCAGCCGACTGCACGCCCTGTGGGATGCCGAGCTCGCCAGCCGGCTCCTGCACCGCTTCGGTCTCGACGCGCGGCGCCTGGTCGGCACCCTGTCGAAGGGCTCGAGGGTGAAGCTCGGCCTCGTGGTCGCCTTGGCGCACCGGGCGCAGTGGCTGCTGCTCGACGAGCCCAGCGCGGGCCTCGACCCCTCCGCGCGGGCCGACCTCCAGCGCACCCTTCGCGAACTGATGCACGAACGCCCGGGCCTCGGCGTGCTGCTCTCGTCGCACCTCTTCGAAGACCTCGACCGGGTGGCTGACGACGTGGTCGTGCTCCGCCACGGCCGACTCGCCTTCCAGTCGACGCTCGAGGCGCTTCGTCGACTCTCGGTCTTCCGGGTGCCCGAACCGTTCGAACCACCCGATTCGCCCGACGTCGCTCTGTCGTGGCGAGAGAGTCGCCGCGTGTGCGTGGCGGCGCTGCGGAGTTCTCCGGTGGCGGCCACGCTTCGGCAGGCCCCAGGCAGCACCGAAGACACGAGCGACGTCATGCCTGCGATCTACCACGCCACGGAGGTCCGCCGATGA
- a CDS encoding ABC transporter permease, translating into MSARPLFVLVGNDIALHGRSLAAAHAGAVAMLAAGAWLAPARPEGALVSLVFNLNVLGTLVWADWLVSREKTKGTVAWLRTLPIPDHALVGAKFCTHALCCVSCWLATSLPFAYGHFFPGRVGTWFVLMLALVTFGGVSVATRWRFPQKLGHVLPPLVVLALVMPVMVAQRAGVDVEAGFAPFWGHWSGRAVVAAVLATLYGSLVWATIWWIARSDTPRLVE; encoded by the coding sequence ATGAGCGCTCGTCCGCTGTTCGTCCTCGTGGGCAACGACATCGCGCTGCACGGCCGGAGCCTGGCGGCCGCGCACGCGGGCGCGGTCGCGATGCTCGCGGCCGGAGCCTGGCTCGCTCCGGCGCGGCCCGAGGGCGCCCTCGTGTCGCTGGTCTTCAACCTGAACGTCCTGGGGACGCTCGTGTGGGCCGACTGGCTCGTGTCGCGTGAGAAGACCAAGGGCACGGTGGCCTGGCTTCGCACCCTGCCGATTCCGGACCACGCCCTCGTTGGCGCCAAGTTCTGCACGCACGCGTTGTGCTGCGTCTCCTGCTGGCTCGCGACCTCACTGCCATTCGCCTACGGGCACTTCTTCCCGGGCCGCGTGGGGACGTGGTTCGTGCTGATGCTGGCGCTCGTCACGTTCGGCGGCGTCTCGGTGGCCACCCGCTGGCGCTTCCCACAGAAGCTCGGGCACGTCCTGCCTCCCCTCGTGGTACTGGCCCTGGTGATGCCCGTGATGGTGGCACAGCGTGCGGGAGTCGATGTCGAGGCCGGCTTCGCCCCCTTCTGGGGGCACTGGTCGGGTCGCGCGGTCGTCGCGGCGGTCCTCGCCACGCTGTACGGCAGCCTCGTGTGGGCCACGATCTGGTGGATCGCTCGATCCGACACGCCTCGACTCGTGGAGTGA
- a CDS encoding SDR family oxidoreductase produces MAVHLVTGGAGFIGSHLVEALVGRGASVRVADNLSTGKRENLAHLDGVDLRVGDLADPAFAREVVSGAAYVLHQAAIPSVPRSVADPIASHRANIDATLNVLVAARDAGVRRVVYAGSSSAYGDTPTLPKSEDMPTAPLSPYALQKLVGEQYGQLFTALYGLETVTIRYFNVFGPRQDPSSPYSGVISLFIRALVEGRAPTIYGDGEQTRDFTYVANVVDGVLRALEAPGIAGGVFNVATGGRISLNALYDTLRAIVGGGADPTYAAPRPGDVRDSQADISRARAELGYEPVVAFDEGLRRTIAWWRGTAS; encoded by the coding sequence ATGGCCGTCCATCTCGTCACCGGCGGGGCCGGCTTCATCGGCTCGCACCTGGTCGAGGCCCTCGTTGGCCGAGGCGCCTCGGTCCGCGTGGCCGACAACCTGAGCACGGGCAAGCGCGAGAACCTCGCGCACCTCGACGGGGTCGACCTCCGCGTCGGCGATCTCGCCGACCCGGCGTTCGCCCGCGAGGTCGTGTCAGGGGCGGCGTACGTCCTGCACCAGGCGGCCATCCCCTCGGTGCCACGGTCGGTGGCCGACCCGATCGCGTCGCACCGCGCCAACATCGACGCGACGCTCAACGTCCTCGTGGCGGCGCGAGACGCCGGCGTGCGCCGCGTCGTGTACGCAGGCTCGTCGTCGGCGTACGGCGACACGCCCACGCTGCCGAAATCGGAAGACATGCCGACGGCGCCGCTCTCGCCCTATGCGCTCCAGAAGCTGGTGGGCGAGCAGTACGGGCAGCTGTTCACCGCGCTCTACGGGCTCGAGACGGTGACCATCCGCTACTTCAACGTGTTCGGCCCGCGTCAGGATCCCTCGTCGCCGTACTCCGGGGTGATCTCGCTCTTCATCCGGGCCCTCGTCGAAGGCCGCGCCCCGACCATCTACGGTGACGGCGAACAGACCCGCGACTTCACCTACGTGGCCAACGTCGTCGATGGTGTGCTGCGGGCCCTCGAGGCCCCGGGGATCGCTGGGGGCGTGTTCAACGTGGCCACCGGCGGGCGCATCTCGCTCAACGCGCTCTACGACACGTTGCGCGCCATTGTCGGAGGAGGCGCCGACCCGACGTATGCCGCGCCGCGGCCCGGCGACGTCCGCGATTCTCAAGCCGATATCTCGCGGGCACGGGCCGAGCTCGGCTACGAGCCCGTCGTCGCATTCGACGAGGGGCTCCGTCGCACCATCGCCTGGTGGCGCGGCACGGCATCGTGA
- the gcvH gene encoding glycine cleavage system protein GcvH has protein sequence MYPADLKYTRDHEWVRLEGDVAAVGITDYAQKQLGDVVFVDLPEVGRTFAQGEVFGTIESVKAVSELFSPLGGEVVEVNAALAQKPEAVNSDPHGSWMIKLKASDPGETASLLGSDAYETLVK, from the coding sequence ATGTATCCAGCCGATCTGAAGTACACCAGGGACCATGAGTGGGTGCGCCTCGAAGGCGACGTGGCCGCCGTGGGCATCACCGACTACGCGCAGAAGCAGCTCGGCGACGTCGTCTTCGTCGATCTCCCCGAGGTGGGGCGTACGTTCGCGCAGGGCGAGGTGTTCGGCACCATCGAGTCGGTCAAGGCCGTCTCGGAGCTGTTCAGCCCGCTCGGCGGCGAGGTCGTCGAGGTCAACGCCGCCCTCGCGCAGAAGCCTGAGGCGGTGAACAGCGACCCGCACGGCTCGTGGATGATCAAGCTGAAAGCGTCAGACCCCGGCGAGACCGCGAGTCTGCTGGGGAGCGATGCGTACGAAACGCTCGTCAAGTAG
- a CDS encoding sigma-54 dependent transcriptional regulator has product MKQRVLVVDDDAAIRDAMRMILEYEGFECVVAATGQDGLAGVEREEPDLVFLDIKMPGMDGLEVLDRLKAIDESLPVVMISGHGTVSTAVEATKRGAFDFIEKPLESERVLVTVRNALARAELSDENRQLRRAIELRHEMVGESAALARVTDAIRRAAPTNATVLVLGESGVGKELVARAIHRNSQRRRERFIQVNCAAIPEELIESELFGHEKGSFTGATEKQVGKFEQADRGTIFLDEVGDMSAKTQAKVLRVLQEGEVERLGSSRTLKVDVRVIAATNKDLETEIEKGTFREDLYFRLSVVPVHVPPLRDRVEDIPLLVRHFTDLFCRENNFRPRRLAPTALEVMQQHRWKGNIRELRNTVERLMIMAAADPIDVADVRAVLRLEKPAASNGPREAPGTLREFKETAERAFLVQRLRENGWNISKTAEIIDTPRSNLYKKLEQYGISQEQDG; this is encoded by the coding sequence ATGAAACAGCGTGTACTGGTGGTCGACGACGACGCGGCGATCCGCGATGCGATGCGAATGATCCTGGAATACGAGGGCTTCGAGTGCGTGGTCGCCGCGACGGGGCAGGACGGGCTCGCCGGCGTCGAACGCGAGGAGCCCGATCTCGTGTTCCTCGACATCAAGATGCCGGGCATGGACGGTCTCGAGGTGCTCGACCGGCTGAAGGCCATCGACGAGAGCCTGCCAGTCGTGATGATCTCGGGTCACGGGACCGTCAGCACGGCCGTCGAGGCGACCAAGCGTGGCGCGTTCGACTTCATCGAGAAGCCGCTCGAGAGCGAGCGGGTCCTCGTGACCGTCCGCAACGCGCTCGCGCGCGCGGAGCTCTCGGACGAGAACCGGCAGCTGCGGCGGGCCATCGAGCTGCGCCACGAGATGGTCGGCGAGAGCGCGGCGCTCGCCCGCGTGACCGACGCCATCCGGCGCGCGGCGCCGACCAACGCCACGGTGCTGGTCCTCGGCGAGAGCGGCGTGGGCAAGGAGCTCGTCGCCCGCGCGATCCACCGCAACAGCCAGCGCCGTCGCGAGCGGTTCATCCAGGTCAACTGCGCGGCCATTCCCGAGGAGCTGATCGAGTCGGAGCTGTTCGGACACGAGAAGGGCTCGTTCACGGGCGCGACCGAGAAGCAGGTGGGGAAGTTCGAGCAGGCCGACCGGGGCACGATTTTCCTCGACGAAGTCGGCGACATGAGCGCGAAGACGCAGGCCAAGGTGCTGCGCGTCCTGCAGGAGGGTGAAGTCGAGCGGCTCGGGTCGTCGCGCACGCTCAAGGTCGACGTCCGCGTCATCGCGGCCACGAACAAGGATCTCGAGACGGAGATCGAGAAGGGGACCTTCCGCGAGGATCTTTACTTCCGGCTGAGCGTCGTGCCGGTCCACGTACCGCCGCTGCGCGACCGGGTGGAGGACATCCCGCTGCTCGTGAGGCACTTCACCGACCTGTTCTGCCGCGAGAACAACTTCCGCCCGCGCCGGCTGGCGCCAACGGCCCTCGAGGTGATGCAGCAGCACCGCTGGAAGGGCAACATCCGCGAGCTGCGCAACACGGTGGAGCGGCTGATGATCATGGCCGCCGCCGATCCCATCGACGTGGCCGACGTGCGGGCGGTGCTGCGCCTCGAGAAGCCGGCGGCGTCCAACGGCCCGCGCGAGGCGCCGGGCACGCTGCGCGAGTTCAAGGAGACGGCCGAACGCGCGTTCCTCGTGCAGCGACTGCGCGAGAACGGCTGGAACATCTCGAAGACGGCCGAGATCATCGACACGCCGCGCAGCAACTTGTACAAGAAGCTCGAGCAGTACGGCATCAGTCAGGAGCAGGACGGGTGA
- the gcvT gene encoding glycine cleavage system aminomethyltransferase GcvT encodes MADTPDAPLKTTPLHARHVAHGARMVPFGGWHMPVEYSSIVDEHLAVRTRCGLFDVSHMGQVELAGADALAAVQHIASNDASKLKVGQIQYSGLMTPGGTFVDDLLVYRWADDHFLLVVNASNIEGDFDWIKTQVAGFGDVVAVNSSARYALIAVQGPLAREVLQPLTGIDLSGLKYYWFASGEVAGIRGTISRTGYTGEDGFEVFVPPASAERLWNTLLEAGQPAGLVPAGLGARDTLRLEAAMRLYGNDIDASTTVLEADLGWIVGWNKPEFLGRDVLVRQKAEGVSRRLVGFEMEERGIARHGFEVLVDGVPAGKVTSGTQTPFLKKAIGMAYVPAAAAEPGQAIAVDIRGRATRARIVPLPFYKRSRS; translated from the coding sequence ATGGCAGACACTCCTGACGCACCTCTAAAGACCACGCCGCTCCACGCCCGTCACGTCGCGCACGGGGCCCGCATGGTCCCGTTCGGCGGCTGGCACATGCCGGTCGAGTACTCGTCGATCGTCGACGAGCATCTCGCCGTGCGCACGCGTTGCGGCCTGTTCGACGTCAGTCACATGGGACAGGTCGAGCTCGCCGGCGCCGACGCCCTGGCTGCGGTGCAGCACATCGCGAGCAACGATGCCTCCAAGCTGAAGGTCGGCCAGATTCAGTATTCGGGGCTGATGACACCGGGGGGCACGTTCGTCGACGACCTGCTGGTGTACCGCTGGGCCGACGATCACTTCCTGCTCGTCGTCAACGCGTCGAACATCGAGGGCGACTTCGACTGGATCAAAACGCAGGTGGCCGGCTTCGGCGACGTCGTCGCCGTCAACTCGAGCGCCCGGTACGCACTGATTGCCGTGCAGGGGCCGCTCGCACGCGAGGTGCTGCAGCCGCTGACGGGCATCGATCTCAGTGGCTTGAAGTACTACTGGTTCGCCAGCGGCGAGGTCGCCGGCATCAGGGGCACCATCTCGCGTACCGGATACACCGGCGAGGACGGCTTCGAGGTGTTCGTGCCACCGGCTTCGGCCGAACGCCTGTGGAACACGCTGCTCGAGGCCGGCCAGCCGGCCGGTCTCGTGCCGGCCGGCCTCGGCGCGAGGGATACGTTGCGGCTCGAGGCCGCGATGCGGCTGTACGGCAACGACATCGACGCGTCGACCACCGTGCTCGAGGCCGATCTCGGCTGGATCGTGGGCTGGAACAAGCCCGAGTTCCTCGGCCGCGACGTGCTGGTGAGGCAGAAGGCCGAAGGGGTGAGCCGCCGCCTCGTCGGCTTCGAGATGGAGGAGCGTGGCATCGCGCGCCACGGCTTCGAGGTGCTCGTCGACGGCGTCCCGGCAGGGAAGGTGACGAGCGGCACGCAGACGCCGTTCCTGAAGAAGGCCATCGGGATGGCCTACGTGCCGGCAGCGGCGGCCGAGCCCGGGCAGGCGATCGCCGTCGACATCCGTGGGCGCGCGACGCGCGCCCGCATCGTGCCGCTGCCGTTCTACAAGCGCTCGAGGAGCTGA